A genomic segment from Zonotrichia albicollis isolate bZonAlb1 chromosome 19, bZonAlb1.hap1, whole genome shotgun sequence encodes:
- the MFSD11 gene encoding UNC93-like protein MFSD11 has translation MSPEGKKLFNIIILGVSFMFIFTAFQSCGNIAQTVITNLNNTDFHGSGYTSMSIIYGVLSASNLISPSLVAIVGPQFSMVISGVFYSLYIAVFIQPATWAFYTASVLIGIAAAVLWTAQGNCLTENSDENTIGRNSGIFWALLQFSLIFGNLYIYLAWQGKTHISESDRRTVFIALTVISLVGTVLFFLIRKQEDTKAPGDDDSTNEILGESSSARNKMMRAVAAFKKSITLSFTKEMLLLSVTTAYTGLVLTFFSGVYGTCIGAVNRFGSEEKSLIGLSGIFIGVGEILGGGIFGLLSKRSRSGRNPVVMLGILVHFIAFYLIFFNMPNDAPIAPMEGTDQVAYMIPSKEVAMLCSFLLGLGDSCFNTQLLSILGFLYSEDSAPAFAIFKFVQSICAAVAYFYSNYFLLQWQLLIMVLVGFFGTITFFTVEWGAAAALAARGSDYSSI, from the exons atgtCTCCGGAAGGAAAAAAGCTTTTCAACATCATTATTTTGGGAGTCTCGTTTATGTTTATATTCACTGCTTTCCAATCCTGTGGTAACATCGCG CAAACTGTTATCACAAATTTAAACAACACAGACTTCCATGGCAGTGGCTACACAAG CATGTCCATTATTTATGGAGTACTGTCTGCATCAAATCTTATATCACCTTCACTAGTTGCAATAGTGGGACCTCAATTCTCTATGGTTATTAGTGGTGTGTTTTATAG CCTGTACATTGCAGTCTTCATCCAGCCAGCTACATGGGCTTTCTACACTGCCTCTGTGCTTATTGGCATTGCAGCTGCTG TCctctggacagcccagggaaaTTGCTTGACTGAAAATTCTGATGAAAACACCATTGGAAGGAACAGTGGGATATTTTGGGCACTCCTACAGTTCAG ctTGATTTTTGGAAATCTGTACATATACTTGgcttggcaaggaaaaactcACATATCAG AGAGCGATCGCAGAACTGTCTTCATTGCTCTGACTGTTATCAGTCTTGTGGGCACAGTTCTGTTCTTTCTGATTAGGAAACAAGAGGACACAAAAGCTCCAGGGGATGATGATTCCACTAATGAAATCCTGGGGGAGAGCTC GTCTGCACGAAACAAAATGATGAGAGCAGTGGCTGCCTTCA AGAAATCTATTACACTGAGCTTCACCAAAGAGATGCTGCTTCTCAGTGTTACCACAGCCTACACAG GTTTGGTGTTAACATTCTTTTCTGGAGTGTATGGAACCTGCATTGGTGCTGTGAACAGGTTTGGCAGTGAAGAGAAAAGCCTGATTGGTCTCTCTGGTATTTTTATTGGTGTTGGAGAAATCTTGG ggggAGGAATCTTTGGCTTGCTGAGCAAGAGGAGTCGCTCTGGCAGGAACCCAGTGGTGATGCTGGGCATCCTTGTCCACTTCATTGccttttatttgatttttttcaacaTGCCAAATGATGCCCCCATTGCTCCTATGGAAGGAACAGATCAAGTTGCTTATATGATTCCAAG CAAGGAGGTGGCCAtgctctgcagcttcctgctggggctgggggacagctgCTTCAACACCCAGCTCCTCAGCATTTTGGGATTCCTGTATTCAGAGGACAGTGCTCCTGCCTTTGCCATCTTTAAGTTTGTCCAG TCCATCTGTGCTGCAGTTGCCTATTTCTACAGCAACTatttcctgctgcagtggcagcTCCTGATCATGGTGCTGGTGGGTTTCTTTGGAACAATCACCTTCTTCACCGTGgagtggggagcagcagcagccctggctgcccgtGGCTCTGACTACAGCAGCATCtga